From the Brevibacillus choshinensis genome, one window contains:
- a CDS encoding plastocyanin/azurin family copper-binding protein has product MSLTYQVLIYVGLSFGWFSFFAWKKKKRMDHMHTMIIGMSMGMMIGLIAGLLFGAEYKGDLFLSTIWGMLIGGISGMIIGIPLSLLTTVEGTLSGIMAGMMGAMLGEMIPIEKMEPLLFLFVMLHTGCILLLSNLIETDEREPAKRKGLFTLHNPITPPVLLIGVFIWFQSLPFPILSAESDQMHNQNHMSQPAVQEINLIASDFSYKPKQIVMKKGVPMKVTFLNNGSVEHDFEVVSTGNNFVISSESNNNHQHGNKGKEKPHLHAKPGESATSVWQATKEGSYEFYCTIPGHKENGMVGSLIVI; this is encoded by the coding sequence GTGAGCTTGACTTATCAAGTCCTGATTTATGTTGGATTATCTTTTGGTTGGTTCTCGTTCTTTGCTTGGAAGAAGAAAAAACGTATGGACCACATGCATACGATGATTATCGGTATGTCGATGGGTATGATGATAGGTTTGATAGCCGGTCTATTATTTGGCGCTGAATACAAAGGTGATCTGTTTCTCTCAACCATTTGGGGAATGCTCATTGGGGGTATCTCCGGGATGATTATAGGGATTCCATTATCCCTTCTGACTACAGTAGAGGGGACTCTCTCTGGAATTATGGCCGGTATGATGGGAGCTATGCTGGGAGAAATGATTCCAATTGAAAAAATGGAACCGCTTTTGTTCTTATTTGTCATGCTCCATACGGGATGTATACTGCTGCTGTCAAACTTGATTGAGACCGACGAGAGAGAACCAGCAAAAAGAAAAGGGTTATTTACATTGCATAATCCAATTACTCCTCCTGTTCTGCTAATTGGGGTATTCATATGGTTTCAATCGTTGCCGTTCCCCATTCTATCTGCAGAAAGTGATCAAATGCATAATCAAAATCATATGAGTCAACCTGCCGTACAAGAAATAAATCTCATCGCATCCGATTTCTCCTATAAGCCTAAGCAGATCGTAATGAAAAAGGGTGTTCCAATGAAAGTCACGTTTCTAAACAATGGGAGCGTTGAACATGACTTTGAGGTCGTCTCTACTGGAAATAATTTTGTTATTAGTTCTGAATCCAATAACAATCATCAACATGGAAATAAGGGTAAAGAAAAGCCGCATTTGCATGCAAAACCGGGAGAATCGGCTACAAGTGTTTGGCAAGCAACGAAAGAGGGTTCCTATGAATTTTATTGTACAATTCCCGGTCATAAAGAAAACGGAATGGTTGGAAGCCTGATAGTAATATGA
- a CDS encoding metal-sensitive transcriptional regulator, producing MNPSEPTHKRSSQLNVKEKTAILIRLNRIEGQIRGVQRQVERNEYCDHVLNQMSAIHSALNAVGKLLLENHLKTQVKSRVQQNDEAITDEMLRTLTILMK from the coding sequence ATGAATCCCAGTGAACCAACTCACAAGCGAAGCAGTCAATTGAATGTGAAAGAAAAAACGGCAATCCTAATCAGACTGAATCGCATCGAAGGACAAATTCGTGGTGTACAAAGACAGGTGGAACGAAATGAATATTGTGATCACGTGTTGAATCAAATGTCTGCCATCCACTCCGCGCTTAACGCAGTAGGCAAACTGCTTCTAGAAAATCACTTGAAAACACAAGTAAAGAGCCGCGTTCAACAAAACGATGAAGCAATTACTGATGAAATGCTCCGAACACTAACCATTTTGATGAAATAA
- a CDS encoding ABC transporter permease: protein MDKGRWQQYWHVFQSSRLGSIGAGIILLYLVVAIAAPLVAPFDAEERVAQPFLQPGGDYLLGTNDVGQDIFSEMVFGTRVSLLIGILAAFLSILVGCLVGIVAGYFGGKTDSILMRLVDLVLVVPFLPLMILLAAFIGPSFWNLILVISILSWASPARVIRSQVLTVKTKGFVEAARSIGSSVPTIMGRHILPGVVPIALSQFVMAASHAILIEASLSFLGLGDPLNKSWGTILYYAQARNAFLTDAWVWWVLPPGVMITALVIGFAFTGYSLEEIFNPRLRKG, encoded by the coding sequence ATGGATAAGGGAAGATGGCAACAATATTGGCATGTATTTCAATCCAGTCGGCTTGGGTCAATCGGAGCAGGCATTATTCTATTGTATCTGGTCGTTGCCATTGCGGCACCGCTTGTCGCCCCATTCGATGCGGAGGAACGTGTGGCACAACCGTTTCTTCAACCGGGAGGGGACTACCTGTTAGGGACGAATGACGTCGGACAAGACATCTTCAGTGAAATGGTTTTCGGTACACGAGTGTCGCTACTGATCGGTATTCTTGCCGCTTTCCTCTCCATTTTAGTTGGATGTCTTGTCGGTATTGTCGCTGGGTATTTTGGCGGCAAAACTGATTCCATCCTGATGAGATTGGTCGACCTTGTCCTGGTTGTTCCCTTTTTGCCTCTCATGATCCTGCTCGCTGCCTTTATCGGCCCGAGTTTTTGGAATCTTATCCTTGTGATCAGCATATTAAGTTGGGCATCTCCGGCCCGAGTCATTCGTTCGCAAGTTCTTACCGTTAAAACAAAAGGCTTTGTGGAGGCAGCGCGCTCAATCGGGAGCAGCGTTCCAACAATAATGGGCCGGCATATTTTGCCCGGGGTTGTCCCCATTGCGTTATCCCAATTCGTTATGGCAGCGAGCCATGCGATATTAATTGAGGCTTCTCTAAGTTTTCTAGGATTAGGAGACCCATTAAACAAGAGTTGGGGAACCATTCTGTATTATGCCCAAGCAAGAAACGCATTCTTGACTGATGCATGGGTTTGGTGGGTCCTGCCGCCTGGTGTCATGATCACAGCACTCGTTATAGGTTTCGCCTTTACAGGGTATTCGCTAGAAGAAATCTTTAACCCGCGTTTGAGAAAGGGGTGA
- a CDS encoding ABC transporter ATP-binding protein, with amino-acid sequence MDKVLVVENLHTHFFTENGVVEAVEDVSFHLEKGEMLGLIGESGCGKTTVIQSILRLLEYPGKVMKGKAVMNGIDLLHAPMDQIEKLRWKTISVIPQSAMNALNPVMTVGDQIVEAILLHEEVTKDEAIKRTEYLLEIVGIPKQRRKSYPHEFSGGMKQRVAIAMALACQPQIVISDESTTGLDVLTQAQVIAVIKDLQKKMDLSIILISHDLPMVTAICERVAIMYAGKLVEWATTQQLLNNPQHPYSQGLLAATPDINNLDKVCKSIPGTVPMLIDPPKGCRFQTRCPSVMDKCKQQVPVMRKVQEGHYVSCFLGG; translated from the coding sequence GTGGATAAAGTCCTTGTTGTTGAAAACCTGCACACACATTTTTTTACGGAAAACGGAGTGGTGGAAGCGGTTGAGGATGTGAGCTTTCATCTGGAGAAAGGTGAAATGCTTGGGTTGATCGGCGAATCTGGCTGTGGAAAAACGACGGTTATTCAATCGATCCTTCGCCTGCTGGAATACCCTGGAAAAGTCATGAAGGGAAAGGCAGTAATGAATGGAATTGATTTATTGCATGCTCCTATGGATCAGATTGAGAAGCTTCGTTGGAAAACAATATCGGTCATTCCCCAAAGCGCTATGAACGCGTTAAACCCCGTAATGACTGTCGGAGATCAGATTGTGGAAGCTATTTTGTTACATGAAGAAGTTACGAAGGACGAAGCGATCAAACGGACAGAATATCTATTGGAAATTGTTGGCATCCCCAAGCAACGAAGAAAATCTTATCCTCATGAATTTAGCGGAGGAATGAAACAACGCGTGGCAATTGCGATGGCTCTCGCCTGTCAACCTCAGATCGTTATCTCAGACGAGTCTACAACCGGACTTGATGTTTTAACACAGGCACAAGTCATTGCAGTCATTAAAGATTTACAGAAAAAAATGGACCTTTCGATTATCCTTATTTCTCATGATTTGCCGATGGTAACGGCCATTTGCGAACGGGTTGCCATTATGTATGCAGGAAAGCTTGTAGAATGGGCCACCACTCAACAATTGTTGAATAATCCCCAGCATCCGTATTCGCAAGGTTTACTTGCGGCTACACCAGATATTAACAATCTGGACAAAGTGTGCAAGTCAATTCCAGGTACAGTACCTATGCTGATCGACCCTCCAAAGGGATGCAGGTTTCAAACAAGATGCCCTTCTGTGATGGACAAATGCAAACAACAAGTACCCGTCATGAGGAAAGTGCAAGAGGGTCACTACGTATCCTGTTTTTTAGGGGGATAG
- a CDS encoding MFS transporter, which yields MGNHAQAAIQPDPRRWKALALLCLANFMVIMDTSIIGVALPAIKEALGYTQANLQWVFNAYVIFFGGLLLLGGRLSDLFGQRRMFMWGFSILTLASLLAGVAWNEESLNAGRALQGIGSAFIAPAALTIVMMLFGNNPKELGKAFGFWGASAAAGGTAGVFLGGVITEWLSWQWTFLINIPVGLLVLFASPALLSKGMSRKGSVDLLGALSVTAALVLAVYGIVTAEHNGWSSNTTIWTLISAAVLFVLFLIVQALKKEPLVPLRIFSAPNLTAGNIALIMLSAAWIPLWFFLNLYLQQVLQFNAFAGGLGLLPMTILIMVFMVLITGKMIGKFGVKVNLVIGLMALGGSLLLFAENTPVDGNFVANILPASLLGALGMSLAYIPATMSAMSGAKPEEAGLASGIANTSYQIGSAIGLAAMVAIAAATTGSLTGTEQTAALNEGFHQAFFWSGIVAFVGALLALVFIQSPKKSDKNGPTAL from the coding sequence ATGGGGAATCACGCACAGGCCGCTATTCAACCGGATCCAAGACGTTGGAAAGCACTAGCCTTGTTATGTTTGGCCAACTTTATGGTTATTATGGACACATCGATTATCGGTGTTGCATTACCGGCGATAAAAGAAGCACTTGGTTACACGCAGGCAAATTTACAGTGGGTATTTAATGCTTATGTCATTTTCTTTGGCGGGTTGCTCTTATTGGGCGGTCGGTTATCCGACCTCTTTGGGCAACGGCGTATGTTCATGTGGGGATTTTCGATCCTTACTTTAGCATCTTTATTAGCAGGTGTTGCTTGGAACGAAGAGTCGCTTAACGCCGGCCGGGCGTTGCAAGGTATCGGTTCTGCATTCATCGCTCCAGCAGCCTTAACGATCGTCATGATGCTGTTTGGTAACAATCCGAAAGAGCTCGGAAAAGCATTCGGTTTTTGGGGAGCATCAGCTGCTGCGGGAGGAACTGCCGGGGTATTTCTGGGAGGTGTCATCACCGAGTGGCTAAGCTGGCAGTGGACATTTCTCATTAATATTCCGGTTGGACTTCTTGTCCTTTTCGCTTCGCCAGCCCTCCTTTCGAAAGGAATGAGCAGAAAGGGGAGTGTTGATCTTCTGGGAGCGCTATCCGTCACTGCGGCCCTTGTCCTTGCCGTTTATGGGATTGTGACTGCTGAACATAACGGTTGGAGTTCAAACACGACGATCTGGACTCTCATCTCTGCAGCTGTTTTATTCGTTCTGTTCCTTATTGTTCAGGCGCTCAAAAAAGAACCGTTAGTCCCGTTGCGAATTTTCTCCGCACCGAATCTGACAGCAGGCAATATTGCGTTGATCATGCTCTCGGCCGCATGGATCCCGCTTTGGTTCTTTTTGAATCTATACTTGCAGCAAGTCTTGCAATTCAATGCTTTTGCAGGCGGACTTGGACTGCTCCCAATGACAATCCTGATTATGGTTTTCATGGTGCTCATCACCGGGAAAATGATCGGAAAATTTGGAGTAAAGGTAAACTTGGTTATAGGTTTGATGGCCCTTGGGGGATCTTTGCTCCTCTTCGCTGAAAACACTCCAGTAGATGGAAACTTCGTAGCAAATATCTTACCCGCTTCTTTACTAGGGGCTCTAGGCATGTCACTTGCTTATATCCCGGCAACCATGTCCGCTATGTCAGGTGCGAAACCGGAGGAAGCGGGACTTGCTTCCGGTATTGCGAATACGAGTTATCAGATCGGTTCGGCTATTGGACTCGCAGCTATGGTTGCGATTGCTGCGGCCACTACGGGATCACTTACAGGTACGGAACAAACTGCCGCGCTTAATGAAGGATTTCATCAAGCCTTCTTTTGGTCCGGAATAGTAGCGTTCGTAGGGGCACTCCTGGCCCTCGTTTTTATCCAATCACCTAAAAAAAGTGACAAGAACGGCCCAACTGCTTTGTAA
- a CDS encoding ABC transporter permease: MSRFLTGKVTQYVFVIFIMLTLNFLLPRLMPGSPLAFLAGEDVGLMSASEKEAILESHGLNKSLWEQYALYLKNIVTGDFGYSYQQKMPIIEIVLDRLSWTLLLTGLNLIISTVLGVLFGTISAWKRGSNRDISLLTGFMFLSAMPSFWLGMILVSIFASQLGLFPIYGAETAWSNLKGLDRVLDVGHHLVLPLTTLVLISVTNVFMTMRYSMLNVLGEDYIMMARAKGVKEKMIKYRHAMRNALLPVATVFMLSLGFMFGGATVIETVFAYPGIGRLMFEAVLSRDYPVIQASFLIITLSVVIANFLADVLYPILDPKVGRNNG, from the coding sequence ATGTCACGATTTTTGACCGGCAAGGTGACCCAATATGTATTTGTCATCTTCATCATGCTTACTTTGAACTTTCTTCTCCCGCGATTAATGCCAGGCAGTCCTCTTGCCTTTCTTGCTGGAGAAGATGTAGGTCTCATGTCGGCATCCGAAAAAGAAGCCATTTTAGAATCACACGGACTGAATAAATCACTCTGGGAGCAATATGCTCTTTATCTGAAAAATATTGTGACTGGCGACTTCGGCTATTCTTACCAACAAAAGATGCCAATTATTGAGATCGTACTGGACCGTTTGTCTTGGACGTTGCTATTGACGGGGTTGAATTTGATCATTTCAACTGTTTTGGGTGTATTGTTCGGTACCATTTCAGCATGGAAACGCGGCAGTAACAGGGATATCAGCCTGCTGACTGGTTTTATGTTTTTAAGTGCCATGCCTTCTTTCTGGTTGGGCATGATTCTAGTTTCCATTTTCGCATCACAATTAGGCCTTTTTCCAATCTACGGTGCAGAGACGGCCTGGAGCAATTTAAAAGGGTTGGACCGTGTTCTGGATGTTGGGCACCATCTCGTCTTGCCCTTAACTACACTAGTGTTAATTTCAGTGACGAACGTATTCATGACCATGCGGTATTCCATGCTGAACGTTCTTGGCGAAGATTATATCATGATGGCACGAGCGAAAGGTGTTAAGGAAAAAATGATCAAGTACAGGCATGCAATGCGAAATGCATTACTTCCGGTAGCTACTGTCTTTATGTTGAGTCTTGGTTTTATGTTTGGGGGAGCAACGGTGATAGAAACCGTATTTGCCTATCCGGGTATTGGCAGGCTCATGTTTGAGGCTGTGCTAAGCAGGGATTATCCTGTCATTCAAGCCTCGTTTCTTATCATTACGCTAAGCGTGGTAATTGCCAACTTCCTGGCAGACGTACTTTACCCCATACTCGATCCAAAGGTGGGAAGAAACAATGGATAA
- a CDS encoding FAD-binding oxidoreductase codes for MPWTEGLTGRVIVEGETGYEEARRDFNTRISKFPKVIVYCMNEHDVANAVIWARKKKMPFRVRGGGHSYEAFSLVDGGLVIDVSELQHLIIDKVGGTARVGAGFRILPLYEALWKQGLTIPSGTCATTGVSGLTLGGGYGYLSRLLGMTCDNLLAVEVINPWGRIIQVNEQNHSDLLWACRGAGDGSFGVITAFTFRVHPIGDVALYSMTWDFTDLQKVVRFWQEWAPYTDVRLTSMLLLHAQNQGDILSRGIFVGLERDLRHLLRPLQEAVPPKTISIRSASWITAARSLAGAEILHAKFKNTSAFVYESLSNEALSILTHHLSIAPGASNSVMFDAYGGAIGRLTPDATAFVHRKALFMIQYLSYWENDREESTNIRWVEQFRTSMLPFTRGAYRNYSDLLIPDWPTAYFGENIAKLKKVKKNYDPENVFRFEQSIPLL; via the coding sequence GTGCCATGGACAGAGGGATTGACCGGGCGTGTGATCGTGGAGGGAGAAACCGGGTATGAGGAAGCAAGACGCGATTTTAACACCCGTATTTCCAAATTTCCAAAAGTAATTGTCTATTGCATGAATGAGCACGATGTTGCCAACGCGGTTATATGGGCACGGAAAAAAAAGATGCCTTTCCGTGTGCGTGGCGGCGGGCACAGTTATGAAGCGTTTTCTCTTGTTGACGGTGGCCTTGTCATCGATGTCAGTGAGTTACAGCATCTAATAATTGACAAGGTTGGCGGCACTGCACGAGTCGGTGCGGGGTTTCGGATACTGCCTTTATATGAAGCCTTGTGGAAACAAGGACTCACCATTCCAAGCGGGACCTGCGCGACAACAGGCGTGTCCGGGTTGACTCTTGGAGGAGGGTATGGCTATCTATCCCGACTTCTTGGCATGACCTGTGATAATTTACTTGCAGTCGAGGTGATAAACCCGTGGGGTAGGATTATTCAGGTCAATGAACAGAATCACAGCGATCTGCTTTGGGCTTGCCGTGGCGCCGGAGACGGAAGTTTCGGTGTGATCACAGCCTTTACCTTCCGTGTGCACCCGATCGGTGATGTCGCACTCTACTCAATGACGTGGGACTTTACTGATCTTCAAAAAGTGGTGCGTTTTTGGCAAGAATGGGCTCCGTATACCGATGTCCGCTTAACCTCTATGCTACTGCTCCATGCACAAAACCAAGGCGATATCTTATCCCGTGGTATCTTTGTCGGCTTGGAACGAGACCTTCGTCACCTTTTACGGCCTTTGCAGGAGGCTGTACCGCCCAAGACGATCTCGATCCGTTCCGCTTCCTGGATCACAGCAGCACGAAGCTTGGCCGGAGCCGAGATCCTCCATGCTAAGTTTAAAAATACTTCTGCTTTCGTATACGAATCTCTCTCAAACGAAGCTCTTTCCATATTGACCCACCATTTATCTATTGCGCCCGGTGCCAGCAATTCCGTTATGTTCGACGCCTATGGGGGTGCGATTGGCCGGCTCACCCCCGATGCGACTGCCTTTGTCCATCGCAAAGCCTTGTTTATGATACAATACCTATCTTATTGGGAGAACGATAGGGAAGAGTCAACCAACATCCGATGGGTCGAACAATTTCGTACATCCATGCTTCCCTTTACCCGAGGTGCATACCGCAACTATTCCGATCTGCTGATTCCTGATTGGCCGACCGCGTATTTTGGTGAGAACATTGCCAAGTTGAAAAAAGTCAAAAAAAACTACGATCCAGAAAATGTCTTCCGCTTCGAACAGAGCATCCCACTACTATAA
- a CDS encoding ABC transporter substrate-binding protein: protein MKPKRIPILILLIVLLCTVAVPAYSAEPVKELKLGISKDENWLNPYTYVTGSPGLDLVNLIYDTLFVLDESNKPLPWLVKDFSVSDDGKQYKFILHDNVKWQDGKPLTSEDVKFTYEYLVTHNKSRFTKPVKAIKSIQTPDAATVIMELNQPEPDFFIQPLADLPILPKHIWGTISNPDQSTEHLGSGPYLLEEYKQGQYYKFKSNPDYFKGKPPIENMVLPIIEDPTALFTALKAGQLDAVSRSVSPELAKEFENNQNIKLMRGPGFSTTMLQFNSEKFPLTDVKVREAISLAIEPQYLVDTVLLGYGATGSPGFIHPDSPYYNKTVMHKTDIEKAKSILEQAGYKDIDNDGMREAPDGKKVELVNLVYSNSPTRIRTAEIISDWMKSIGLNVKVRPMDSTTVDSLVWPEFDVTKGRNYDMAIWSWSSTMQLFPARITELFHSNLEIGNTNIGAFKSKEFDKLADQLKVTQKPEERGQLINKMQEQIAAENPIVPLYYEEVTNAFNSSKYGGWVFQDGKGIINKLSFITSDTTKAAADQPASAKTDVTNSTQSEPSKPIGTGQEQPNANTGKGSSALVTLLVILVVIAGGGYWLRRTKTQNKGKNL, encoded by the coding sequence ATGAAGCCAAAACGGATTCCCATCTTGATTTTGCTGATTGTTCTACTCTGTACCGTTGCGGTACCCGCCTACAGTGCGGAACCTGTTAAAGAGCTGAAACTGGGGATCAGCAAGGACGAAAACTGGCTAAACCCTTACACGTATGTCACTGGCTCACCAGGGCTTGACCTTGTGAATCTGATTTACGATACGCTGTTTGTGCTTGATGAAAGCAACAAACCGCTTCCCTGGTTGGTAAAAGACTTTTCTGTTAGCGATGACGGAAAACAGTACAAGTTTATCTTGCATGACAATGTAAAATGGCAAGACGGGAAACCGTTGACCTCGGAGGATGTCAAATTTACTTACGAGTATCTGGTTACCCACAATAAATCCCGCTTTACCAAACCAGTAAAAGCAATCAAAAGTATTCAGACCCCCGATGCTGCAACGGTTATCATGGAGCTCAATCAACCTGAACCTGACTTTTTTATCCAACCTCTCGCAGATCTGCCCATTCTTCCAAAACATATTTGGGGCACTATTTCCAATCCCGATCAATCTACTGAACATCTAGGAAGCGGCCCATACCTTCTTGAAGAGTATAAACAAGGGCAGTATTACAAATTCAAATCGAATCCGGATTATTTTAAAGGCAAGCCTCCAATCGAGAACATGGTTTTACCCATTATTGAAGATCCAACTGCATTGTTTACCGCATTGAAAGCAGGACAGTTGGATGCCGTGAGTCGTTCGGTTTCGCCGGAACTGGCCAAGGAATTTGAGAACAACCAAAATATCAAATTAATGAGAGGACCAGGTTTTTCCACAACGATGCTTCAATTCAATTCGGAAAAGTTCCCGCTCACTGATGTCAAGGTGCGTGAAGCTATCAGTCTCGCAATTGAACCACAGTATCTGGTAGATACAGTCCTGTTAGGTTATGGAGCAACGGGAAGCCCCGGATTTATCCATCCAGATTCCCCATATTACAATAAGACCGTTATGCACAAGACAGATATTGAAAAGGCAAAATCAATACTTGAACAAGCGGGTTATAAGGACATCGACAACGACGGGATGAGAGAAGCACCCGACGGGAAAAAAGTGGAATTGGTGAACTTGGTTTATTCGAATAGTCCAACAAGGATACGAACCGCAGAAATCATTTCAGATTGGATGAAGAGTATCGGGCTGAATGTAAAAGTCCGGCCGATGGACTCCACTACCGTCGATTCTCTTGTATGGCCTGAATTTGATGTGACAAAAGGGCGAAATTATGACATGGCAATTTGGTCATGGTCATCAACCATGCAGTTGTTTCCGGCACGAATAACCGAACTGTTCCACTCCAATTTAGAAATCGGAAATACAAACATCGGGGCGTTCAAGAGCAAGGAATTCGATAAACTTGCTGACCAATTGAAGGTCACGCAAAAGCCGGAAGAACGAGGCCAACTTATTAACAAAATGCAAGAGCAAATTGCTGCAGAAAATCCAATCGTGCCACTTTATTATGAAGAGGTTACCAATGCCTTCAATTCTAGTAAGTATGGAGGGTGGGTATTCCAGGACGGAAAAGGAATAATCAACAAGTTGTCTTTCATTACCAGCGATACAACAAAAGCAGCAGCAGACCAACCGGCGTCAGCTAAGACAGATGTTACGAACAGCACTCAGTCCGAACCTTCAAAACCTATTGGTACAGGACAAGAACAGCCCAACGCCAATACTGGAAAAGGATCGAGTGCCTTAGTAACACTCCTCGTTATTCTGGTTGTGATTGCCGGAGGGGGTTACTGGCTAAGACGGACAAAAACTCAGAACAAAGGTAAGAATTTATAG
- a CDS encoding metal-sensitive transcriptional regulator yields MSMEREQLDLPSYKDSSCCSPSEEGRKSHHSDQVKNSLVSRLNRIEGQVRGIKGMIEKDVYCDDVLNQIASVQSTLNGVGKLLLEHHLKSCVIERIQEGDTEVLTELIITMNKLMK; encoded by the coding sequence ATGAGTATGGAAAGGGAACAATTGGATTTACCTTCATATAAAGATTCATCTTGCTGCTCTCCCAGTGAAGAAGGTCGCAAGAGCCATCATTCGGATCAAGTAAAAAACAGTTTAGTCAGCCGATTGAATCGGATTGAAGGTCAGGTTCGCGGTATTAAAGGCATGATTGAGAAGGATGTATATTGTGACGATGTTCTAAATCAAATCGCTTCGGTTCAATCGACTCTGAATGGAGTCGGAAAACTTCTTCTTGAACATCACTTGAAAAGTTGCGTCATTGAGCGGATCCAGGAAGGCGATACGGAAGTGTTGACGGAGCTTATCATTACAATGAACAAACTGATGAAATAA
- a CDS encoding class I SAM-dependent methyltransferase, with translation MGKWFATLYDIFMAPFEQIGVEEIRKQLIGKATGSVLEIGTGTGLNFPYYQHAKKVDALEPNPNMRNKSYKRAKSAKYPITVLEGSAEILSFPDNTFDSIVGTLVFCTIPNPELALKEMRRVCKPDGQILLFEHVRSHHAVLGRVQDRLTPLWKRLCDGCHLNRDTLGLVKREGWKVTRTQRYFKNIFVVIEAVNKK, from the coding sequence ATGGGAAAATGGTTCGCAACGTTATATGACATTTTCATGGCGCCTTTTGAACAAATCGGTGTTGAGGAAATTCGAAAACAACTAATTGGCAAGGCGACTGGATCAGTGTTAGAGATAGGCACAGGAACCGGATTAAATTTCCCTTATTATCAACATGCGAAAAAAGTGGATGCCTTGGAGCCCAATCCAAACATGAGAAACAAGTCTTATAAAAGGGCAAAAAGTGCCAAATATCCCATAACTGTGCTTGAAGGAAGCGCAGAAATACTTTCATTTCCAGACAACACCTTTGATTCTATCGTGGGGACTTTGGTTTTCTGTACAATTCCAAATCCAGAACTCGCTCTAAAAGAAATGAGAAGGGTCTGTAAGCCTGATGGACAAATCCTACTATTTGAGCATGTTCGATCACACCATGCCGTTTTAGGTCGCGTACAAGATAGGTTAACACCTCTTTGGAAGCGACTTTGCGATGGTTGCCATCTGAATCGGGATACTCTTGGGTTAGTAAAACGGGAAGGATGGAAAGTGACTAGAACGCAAAGATATTTTAAAAATATTTTTGTAGTAATTGAAGCGGTAAACAAGAAATAA
- a CDS encoding ABC transporter ATP-binding protein produces MTNSKKTHSQEALITVKSLVKRFEKKQGTIFRRTKSTVHAVNNVNFSIKKGEILGIIGESGCGKTTTARMVMRLTKETSGQILFDGQDLCQMGERELRRARQEMQMIFQDPYDSLNPGMPILEILMEPLNAHKMEVPFEEKRKLVIEILEHIDMKPAETFLYRYPHQLSGGQRQRIAIARALILKPKFVAADEPTSMLDVSVRMGILQLLKSLKEEMGLTMLFITHDLSTAAFMCDRIAVMYRGNIVEIGPIKEIISNPTHPYTKALVAVVSDLHHFLGHRHEMILDGEVQNEVVQGGCPFLARCPQQMDTCQNSIPKLEQLSNDHYVSCFHLHPESLISANKQAN; encoded by the coding sequence ATGACAAATTCGAAAAAGACACATTCTCAAGAAGCTTTGATTACGGTAAAGAGTCTCGTTAAACGTTTTGAAAAGAAACAGGGAACGATCTTCCGAAGAACAAAATCAACCGTGCATGCTGTAAATAATGTAAACTTCTCTATAAAAAAAGGCGAGATTCTAGGAATTATTGGCGAAAGCGGCTGCGGAAAAACAACGACTGCTCGAATGGTCATGCGCTTGACAAAAGAAACCTCAGGGCAAATTCTATTTGACGGACAAGATTTATGTCAGATGGGGGAACGGGAATTACGCAGAGCTCGGCAGGAAATGCAAATGATTTTTCAAGACCCCTATGACTCATTAAACCCGGGGATGCCGATCCTTGAAATTCTGATGGAACCGCTCAATGCTCATAAAATGGAAGTACCTTTTGAAGAAAAAAGGAAGCTAGTTATCGAAATCTTGGAGCACATAGACATGAAACCAGCAGAAACATTCTTGTATCGGTATCCCCATCAATTGAGTGGAGGCCAGCGCCAGCGAATTGCGATTGCTCGTGCCTTGATTTTAAAGCCCAAATTTGTTGCCGCTGACGAGCCAACTTCGATGTTGGACGTTTCTGTAAGAATGGGGATCTTGCAACTATTAAAGTCTCTAAAAGAGGAAATGGGCTTAACCATGCTGTTTATCACCCATGACCTTTCTACGGCTGCTTTTATGTGTGACCGTATTGCTGTCATGTACCGTGGCAATATTGTAGAGATTGGGCCGATCAAAGAGATCATATCCAATCCCACCCATCCTTATACGAAGGCACTGGTCGCGGTTGTCTCTGATCTCCATCATTTTTTAGGGCATCGACACGAAATGATATTGGATGGCGAGGTACAAAACGAAGTAGTCCAAGGGGGATGCCCCTTTCTTGCACGTTGTCCACAACAAATGGATACTTGCCAAAATAGCATCCCTAAGCTAGAGCAGTTGTCGAATGATCACTATGTATCTTGTTTTCATCTTCACCCTGAAAGTTTGATAAGTGCTAACAAACAAGCGAACTAG